AGATGATCGACACGCGCGGTGTTGAACGAGGACGAGCGCCGCTTGATTCCGTGCACGACATAGCCGAGCGACAGCAGGTGATCGGCGAGGTAAGCCCCGTCCTGACCCGTCACACCGGTGATGAGAGCGACCCGCTGGCTCATATTGTAGACTTGCTCCCGATGACACCCCGACCGGCGCGGCTGGCGCCACCGTCGAAAAACTCCCCCTCTTTGACATAATGGTCGCTGGGGTCAACCTCACAGGCGCGCCCGGGCGGGTTTCCCGGGTCGCTCCCTTCGAATTGAGGCCGCAGCCGGCAGAAATTGCGAGGCGTTACTGCGAGCGGTCGGAGGTCCAGCCCTTGTAGTCCTTGATATTGTCGCGGGTCACGAGCTTCGACGGCAGCAGCTCGACGGTCGAGGCCGGCTTCTGCCCGTTGAGAATGCCGACACCGACCTGCACGGCGCGACGCGCCATGAAGAACGGGTCCTGCGACGCCGACGCCTGGATCTGCGGCGACGCCGGATCCTTCAGCGCGGCCTCGATGTCAGGCGCGCCGTCAACGGAGGTGATAATGATGCCGGTGCGATTTTGCTGTTTCGCCGCAAGGTCGGTTCCGATCGCCTGCGGATCATTGATGGCGAAGATGGCATCGATCTTGGAGAAACGGGTCAGATAGCCTTGCGCGACGGTGAGGCCACCTTCGCGCGACCCCTTGCCGTCCTGGTCGCTGGACAGCACCTTGATCCCCGCATTCTTCCCGAAGACGTTCTTGCAGCCGGTGACACGGTCGATCACGGCCGAGACCTGCGGCCCGTTCTCGATGATGACATCGCCTTTGCCCCCCAGTTTGTCGACGATGTACTGGCACGAGATCTCGCCGGCCTGGACGTTGTTGGTGGTCACCGTGGCATCGGCGCCTTCAGCCGCGGTGTCGACCGCGACCACGACGATGCCCGCCGCCTGCGCCTTCTTGATCGCGGGCCCGATCGCCTTGGGATCGCCGGGGTTCAGCAGGATCAGGTCGACACCGGCGGCGATGAAATTGTCGATCTGGGTGACCTGCTTGCCGAGATCGTATTCGAAGCCGACGGTGGTGATCTTCACATTGGGATTGGTCTTCTTGGCCTCGAATTCGGCGCCCTTCGACAGAGCGACGAAGAACGGGTTGCCCATCGACCCCAGCGAGACGCCGATCGACTTGAGCTCCTTGGCAGAGGACGGCACGGTGGTCAGGGCGAGCGCCATCGCGGCGCCGGCGAGCATGGTCATCTTCAACATTGTCTTCCTCCCTGGTCTGTCTTCATCCCCGGGCACGGCAGACCAGTTGCCGCAACCGAATTTCGCATCACTAGGTTCGTGCGGAGCCCTGCAGTCGATAGCGATCCAGCGCCACCGCGCCGATGATCACAAGGCCCTTGATCACATATTGCCAGATGTCGGACACGCCCGTCAGGATCAGGCCGTTCGAGAGCACCGCAATGATCAGCGCGCCAACCAGCGTTCCCCAGATCGAGCCGATGCCGCCGACGAAAGACGTCCCGCCGAGGATCACCGCGGTGATGGCGTCGAGCTCGTAGCTTTGGCCGAGCTGCAAGCCGTTGGCCGCATAAAGGCGCGCCGCCTGCATGCCGCCCCCGAGCCCGGCCAGCAGTCCGGACACGCCATAGACGAAGATCACGACGGCCCAGACCTTGATGCCGGCAAGCCGCGCGGCGCTCTCGTTGCCGCCCACTGCGTAGATGTGCACGCCGAGCACCGTCCGGCGCAACACCAGCCACGAGACCAGGATGACAAGCAGCGCGATCACCGAGAGCCACGGGATCGAGGCGACGCCGGGGATGAGCGTCAGCGAGCCGTTGCCGATGAAGGCATAGGGAATCGACGGATTGAACACCGTGGTGTCGGCGCCGAGCAGCCGCGCCAGGCCGCGCACGGCCGTGAGCGAGCCCAGCGTGACGATGAAGGGTGGCAGGCGCAACAGCGCGATCAGCGCGCCATTGACGACGCCGAAGCCGAGACCGGTGAGGACCGCGACCGGCAGCCACAGCGCGCTCAACTCGGGCAGCTTGGACACCGTCAGGCCGGCCATTGCGGATGCCGCCAGGATCGAGCCGACCGACAGGTCGATGCCGCCGGTGAGGATGACGAAGGTCATGCCCGCGGCGAGCACGGTGTTGACGGCAGCCTGTTGCAGGACGATGCCGAGATTCTGCCCGGTGAAGAAGCGGCCGTCCGACAGATAATGAAAGCCGGCGCAGAGCAGCAGCAGCACCGGCAGCATGCCGGCCGCGCGGATCAGCAGCCTGACGCGCTGGCGCTTCGTCGCTTCGGCAGCAGCAGCGCCGTTTGCCGTTACGGCCTTCGCCTGTGTCGATCCGTTGTCAGGCATCGAGATGCTCCGTCCCCGTGGCAAGCGCCATGATGTCTTCCTGAGTCAAAGGCGCGGTCTCGGTCCGCCTGATCTCGCCCGCGATCAGCCCCGACCGCATCACCAGGACGCGGTCACAGATACCGATGATCTCAGGCAGATCGGACGAAATGACGAGGATCGCGGTGCCGGCCTTGGCGAGATTGTCGATGATCGAATAGATCTCCGACTTGGCGCCGACGTCAACGCCGCGCGTCGGCTCGTCGAGGATCAGCACCTTCGGCGCAATGGCGAGTAGCCGCGACAACAGCACCTTCTGCTGGTTGCCGCCGGAAAGCCCGCCCGCGGGCACGCCGACATTGGCGGCACGGATGCTGAGCCCCGCGAAGGCGCGGTCGGCACGCTCACGCGCCTTGTCGCGATCCAGGAATACGCCGAACTTGGCATCGCGCCCAAGCACCGCAAGATTGATGTTGTCCAGGCACGACATGTCGAGGAACAGGCCGAGCGCCTTCCTGTCCTCGGTCAGATAGGCGATGCCGGCTTCGAGCGCTTCGCCCGGCGTGCGAATGTCGATTGGCTGGCCTTCGAGCTCGAGACGACCTGACGTCTTCGATGCCGCGCCGACGATGAGATGCGCAAGCTCGGTCCGGCCGGCACCGATCAGGCCGGCAAGCCCGACCACCTCGCCCGCATGCACGGTGAGAGAGCAGCCCTTGACGCGCAGCCCGTCCGCCATATCGATGGCGGTGAGTACGGGATGCCCCTTCCCGGCCTCGGGATCGTGATCCTTCTTGTAAAAGGATGAGACGTCGCGCCCGACCATCATGCGGACGATGGCGTCGGCGCGGATGTCCTGCTTGTCGAGCGAGCCGACCAGGCGGCCGTCGCGCAGCACGGTGACGCGGTCACCGAGCGCATAGACCTCGTCCATGCGGTGCGAGATGTAGATGATGGCGAGCCCCTCGGCGCGGAGCTGGCGGATCAGCGCAAACAGCCGCTCACTCTCGCCGGCCGACAGCGCCGTGGTCGGCTCGTCCATGATCAGGATTTTCGAGCGCGCGTGCAGCGCACGCGCGATCTCGACGAGCTGACGCTGGCCCATGGAGAGATGTGCCACCAGGGTCGACGGCAGGAAGTCAGCTCCCAGCCGCTGCAGAATCGGGCCGACGCCCTCGCGCATGGTGCTGCGAGCCAGCAAACCTGAACGCGAGATCTCGCGGCCGAGATAAATATTCTCCGCAACGCTCAGATTGGGGGCCAAAGATAGTTCCTGATAGATGATCGAGATGCCCGCGGCACGGCCGCCAAGCGGACCTTCGATCCGAACCGGATTGCCCTCGATCCTGATCTCGCCGCCGGGATCCGGCCGGTAAGCCCCCGACAAAATCTTCATCAGCGTCGATTTGCCGGCGCCATTCTCGCCCATCAAGGCATGGATTTCGCCAGCATAGACGGTCAGGTCAACCGCACGCAGCGCCTTGATGCCGAAGAAGGATTTTGAAACTCCCCGCATCTCGAGGATCGGATCGTTCATCGTGCCTCCCGGCGCACAATGCGTTTCCTGTCCGCGTTTCGTTTCGAGCGCGGTTCACCCATTAAACAAAAGGCCATCGCGCAGGGCAACAGCGAACAGGGAGAAATGCGCAACCAAAGCGATACTAGTGGCGCGGCCGATACAGTTGGCGCCAGCCGGGAAGCCGCATCGCGTAGGCGTCCACCAGTGCGCGGTCGGGTTCGAAAGTCTCGACGCGTTGCGGCGGCGTGCAGACGGCTTCGATTGCCTCACCGGTGACAGCAAGCCGCCCCAATCTCGCCGCACCAAACGCTGCGCCGGTCTCGCCGTCGGCAAAGCGATGGATCGGAACGTTCAGAACGTTTGATAGCACCGACAGCCAGAACCGGGACCGTGAACCACCGCCGATGACATCGGCCTCGGCAACCGCAATGCCGGCATCGCCGAGCGCGTCACGGCAATCGGCAAGCGCGAAGGCCACGCCCTCGAGCACGGCCTGCACGATCGCCGTGCGGTCGGTGCCGTGACTCAAGCCATCGAGCATGCCGCGCACGACGGGATCATCGTGCGGCGTCCGCTCGCCCGCAAGATATGGCAGGAAGCTCACGGGCGATGGCGCCTGCGGGCGTGACCCCAGCGGCGCCAGCAGCTCGGCCTCAGCGACCCCGAACAGGCGCGCGGCCCAGGCCAGACATGATGCCGCCGAGAGGATGGCGCCGGCCTGAATCCACATGCCGGGGATCGCATGGCAGAAGGTGTGGACCACACGGTCCGGGTTGGCGGCGATGTGATCGGTCGGCGCCAGCAAGGCGCCTGAGGTTCCCAGCGAGATGAACGCAGTGCCGGACTTGATCGCGCCGATGCCGATGGCGCCTGCTGGATTGTCGCCGGCGCCGCCCGCAATCATCGGGCACCTCACCATGCCCCAACGCTGCGCCAGCTCGCGGCGCAAAGTGGCCGCGGGCGCGCATCCCTCGACCAGGCGCGGCATCTGTGCGCGCGACAGGCCGGTCGCGGCGAGCGCTGCATCCGACCAGTCCCGGCGCGCGGCATCGAGCCAGAGCGATCCCGACGCATCCGAGACGTCCTCGATTGCCTCGCCCGATAGCACCAGGCGCAGATAGGCTTTCGGCAGCAGCACGCGTGCGGTGGCCGCAAAGACCTCAGGCTCGTGCGTCGCAATCCAGAGCAGCTTGGGCGCCGCAAAGCCGGGCATCGCCTTGTTGCCTGTTGTCGCGCGCAAGGCAGGCCAGCGCTGCTCCAGGATGCGGCACTCCGCGGCGGAGCGTCCGTCGTTCCAGAGAATGCAGGGCCGCAACGGCGTATCGCTGGCATCGAGCAGCGTGGGGCCGTGCATCTGGCCTGACAGTCCGATGCCTTCGACGGAGGCCAGCTCTTTTCCATGCGACGCCTTCAAGGCGTCCAGCGTCGCAAAGGTCGCCGCGATCCACTGTGCGGGATCCTGCTCGAAATAGCCTTGATGCGGCGAGGCGCTGGTCAATGCCCGGCTCTCGCTCGCAACCACGCGCTGCGCGCCGTCGACGAGAACGGTCTTGACCGCGGAGGTGCCGAGATCGATGCCGAGATACATGGCGGATGTGGCTCCCGAATGTGGGCATTGAGGACACGATGCGCAACAATGATCGTATTCGTCGGGCGCGCAATTCCGGACAAGGACTTATCTCGTGGGATCGCAAATTTTTGCGCGCGGATGTTGCGTCGGCGCAGCAGCTGAAGGTCGCCATCTGTGGTTGATTGGACCAAAGTAGTTGCAACCATGTACCGTCTGCTGCGTTTGCACGATCTGTTTGCCGCGCCGGAGCAACCATGCAGCGATCCAGGTCCGTCTTCATCACGGGCATCGTCTACGCCCTGATCGGCCTGGTGCTCGCGGGTGGCGGCCTTTGGCTCGCGGCGTTGGGCGGCTCCATCTTCTATGTCGTTCTTGGTGCCGGCATTCTCGCCACGGCCGCGCTGTTGCTGTCGCGGCGCCATCAGGCGCTGTGGCTGTTTGCGATCGTGCTGGTCGGCACGGTGGCGTGGGCCATTTCCGAGGTGCAGTTCGACTGGTGGCCGCTCGCATCTCGCGGCGACGTCGTCTTCCCCATGGCGCTCTGGCTGCTCACACCGGTGATCGTTCGCGGGCTGTTGCGAGACCAGCCGGTGTCCTACCGAAGCGCGACGCTGCCACTCTGGATCGGCGTAGCCGCGTCTTCCGTCGCTATCGCCATCGCGCTGCTGTCGAGCTATCACGACGTCAACGGCACGATCGCCGAGCGAGCTCCGCCACGCCGCAAAGTGAGGCCGATCCTCAGCCTGACAGCGACTGGCGGGCATATGGACGCACGCAATTCGGACAGCGCTATTCGCCGCTGAAGCAGATCACGCCCGACAACGTCGGCAAGCTCAAGGTTGCCTGGACCTTCCGCACCGGCGATGTGCCGACGCCAGAGGATTCCGGCGAGACGACCTTCGAGGTGACGCCGATCAAGGTCCGCGACACGCTTTATCTCTGCTCGCAGCACCAGGTGCTGTTTGCGCTCGACGCCAAGACCGGCAAGGAGCGTTGGCGATACGATCCCAAGCTGGCTGCCGCGGTGATCGACAACTATGGGGTCGACGTGCCCTCGGGCGTGATCCGCGGCTTCGACGTCTATACCGGCAAGCTGGTCTGGGTCTGGGACTCCGGCGCGGCGGACGAGAACGAGCTGCCGTCGCCGACGCGCCACTACACCAACGGTTCGCCGAATTCGTGGATTGCGGCCTCGTTCGATCCGAAGCTGAACCTCGTCTACATCCCCACCGGCAATAACGGACCCGATATCTGGGGCGGCAATCGCAACGCGCTGATCGAGCGCTATTCCAGCTCGATCGTGGCGCTCGACGTCAACACCGGCAAGCGCGTCTGGTCGTACCAGACGGTGCATCACGATCTCTGGGACATGGACGTTCCGTCGCAGCCAAGCCTGGTCGATGTGAACACAGCCAAGGGTGTCGTTCCAGCAATCGTTCAGCCGACCAAGGTCGGCAACATCTTCGTGCTCGATCGACGGACAGGCGAGTTGATCGTGCCGGCACCGGAACGCGCCGTGCCGCAGGGAGCCGCGCCCGGCGACCGCACCGCGCCGACACAACCATTCTCCGAGCTGACGTTCCGCCCCGAGGCAAAACTGACCGGCGCGGACATGTGGGGCGGCACGATCTTCGACCAGTTGCTGTGCCGGATCATGTTCAAGCGGCTGCGCTACGAGGGCACGTTCACGCCGCCCTCGCTGCAGGGCACGCTCGTCTTCCCCGGCAATCTCGGCATGTTCGAATGGGGCGGCATCGCGATCGATCCGGTGAGACAGATCGCCATCGCCAACCCGATGTCGCTGCCGTTCGTCTCAAAGCTCATTCCGCGCGGCCCGCAAAATCCTCCGGCGCCGACGGCCGAGAAGCCTGTCGGCAGCGAGGTCGGGACGCAGCCGATGTATGGCACGCCGTTCGGGGTGGAGATCTCAAGCTTTCTCTCGCCCCTCTCCGTGCCGTGCTACCGGCCGCCATGGGGCTCGATGGCCGCAATCGATTTGAAAACGATGAAGGTCGTCTGGCAACATCCGAACGGCACCATCCGGGACACCACGCCGCTGCCGCTGCCTTTCAAGATGGGCGTGCCGATGCTGGGTGGACCGATCACGACCGCCGGAGGGGTCGCATTCTACACCGGGACCTATGAGTACACGATCCGGGCCTACGACGTGCGCGACGGCAAGGTGCTCTGGGAAGACCGCCTGCCGGCCGGCGCCCAATCGACCCCGATGAGCTACGAGGTCGACGGCAAGCAATATGTGGTCACCGCAGCCGGCGGCCACGGCTCGTTCGGCACCAAGCGCGGCGATTACGTCATCGCCTACGCGTTGAAGGACTGAACCGGGGGACGAATTTGGCTGTTACGAGCGGCGTGGCGGCGGCCATGGTTCGCATGAAATTCCATCTCGGTCGCGATCATGGTGCTGCCAATAGCCGGGTTCTCCCCGTCTCGCGGGCGCCAAGCCGACCAGTCGGGCAAAATCACAGTTGGGGGCAGACGCGATATGTCTGAGCGTGGTTGTGACCGGCCATGGGCTTGACGCCAGCCCCCACACGACTGCGAAGGCAAACGCAAAGGCAGCGACGCCAATCACGACCCCGATGACAGTCTGGCGCTGCCGCTGCCGATCATAGCGGGCCGATGCCGCGCGGAAACCACGTTGAAGATTACGCAGTCGCTTTTCAGCGCCGGCACGAACAGGATTGGGGCTCGGCAGGTGCGGCACGCTGGCTTCGCTCCGCCACAGAGGACAAATAGCTTGAGCAATATCGAGGCTTCTACCATGAATTGCGGGACTAGCGCAGGTGCCGCGCGAGCAAAAGGCTATCAATTGTCCGAATGACCACCAGCCAGCTTGTCCGAATGACAGGGAGAGCTGCTCAAAAGCCTTGGAGCGGGTGAAGGGAATCGAACCCTCGTATTCAGCTTGGAAGGCTGCTGCTCTACCATTGAGCTACACCCGCGACAGGGGCTCCCTAACACGGCCGGGCGGCGGTCTCAACTGTCCGTGGCGCTGCGTTGGCCGGCTTTCCTCCCTTGCGCACAGGCCCGGTTCCGCCTCGCGACGCGTCCCCTTAACAGCGGCGGTCATCCGGCCTATATTGAGGTCTCCCGCAATCAACGAAAGGAGGTGATCCAGTGTCTTTTACCAAGCGCTGTCACCTCGCTGGGATCGCCCGCTAGGCTTTGAAAGAGGCTTGGCATCGGGGCGCTCTCAGCCCTGGACCAGCGAGCAAGAAATCGGGCGCGACGGAGGTCTCCTCCGCCGCGCCTTTTCTTTTGGAATTGCTTCAAGGGATGAGCCGCACATCGGCTCAGATTGCGCGAAACCGCTCGCGCACCGCCACGGAGGCGACCAGCGCGCCAAGGCACCAGGCCATGACCGCCCGGTGGGGCTCACCGCTCAAGAGCACGGTGAGGATGCTGGTGAGCAGGCAGAGCGCAATGACATGGATGTTGCGGCTCACGAGCGAGAAGAGGAAGGGCAGTGCGGCGATCGCAATTTGCAGGACGCTCATGGCGCGTCGTTTTCGCTCAGCGAGGTTTAAAAACCGAAGATGGCCAGCACAGACGGGCGCTTGCCGCGGCGAGTCTCGACGATCCGTTCGCCGCCACGCTCGACGGAGCTGCCGTAATAGCGGTGGTGGCCCGCCTGGTCGTGCAGATCGGCCGCCTCCGACGTCCCTGCCCGCCGCGCATCGCAGATGATCTTGATGGTCTGACCCGACATTGCCGCCTCCGATAGCCCTTGATGGCTCTTGATGGCCATCAGTCGCCACGACTTTGGCCAGCGTTCACACCCCCGGGCGCTAATCGGGTTTCAGATTGGTTTCGTCAGCGTCGCCGTGACGCAATATATTACGCCGGCCATTGTCGGTATCGATGGCGGTCATACGTCCTTTGGGCTGCGCGCCCAAAAACAAGTGAGGTAAAAATGCTTTACGCGATCCTGGCCTACCACGTGGAAGGCGAGATTTTGGCGTGGACGCCAGAGGAGGACGCCGCCGTCGTCGCCAAGGTCATTGAGGTTCAGGCGCCCATGAGAGCAAGCGGCAACCTTGGGCCGGCGGCCCGTCTGGATGACACCAAGAAGGCCTACACCCTGCGCGGCTCCGGCGCAGGCATCGTGTTGGACGGGCCGTTTGCCGAGACCAAGGAGCAGCTTCTGGGCTTCCACCTCGTCAACTACGACACGGATGAGGAGGCCATCGCGGCGGCGCGGAAGCTGCGTGAGGTCAATCCAAGTGCAGTCTACGAAATCCGCCCGGTCAAGCTTTACGTACCGGCCGATGGGTTCGGCGCGACGCCATCAAGCAAATAGGCGCGGCCCACTCGTTCCGCCCGCCCCGGCGCCTCATCGGGGCACAGGGTCAGAAGCTGGAACCTGAGGCGGCTTTTCCCGAGGTGTTGTCTGCAGGTTCCGTCCAGCCGCATTGCGATTCGGCGGGGGATCGTTGATTCTGCTGGTTTCACCGGGGCGATTCGTGACGTCATATCTGGACACGCTCAATGCGGAGCAGCGCCGCGCCGTGGAGCATGGCGTGGCCGATGGTACGATCGTGGGCGCCCCTCTGCTCGTCATCGCCGGTGCGGGCTCCGGCAAGACCAACACACTCGCCCATCGCGTCGCGCATCTGATCGTCGCCGGTGCCGATCCGCGGCGTATCCTGCTGATGACATTCTCCCGCCGCGCCGCCGCCGAGATGGCCGGTCGTGTCGAGCGCATCGCCCGCAAGGTGCTGGGTGAGAACAATGCCGCGATCATGCGCGATGCGCTGACCTGGGCCGGCACCTTCCACGGCATCGGCGCGCGCCTGTTGCGCGAATATGCCGAGCGGATCGGCGTCGATCCCGCCTTCACCATCCACGACCGCGAAGATTCCGCCGATCTGATGAATTTGGTCCGGCACGAGCGCGGTCTGTCGAAGACCGAGAGCCGCTTTCCGGCCAAGGGCACCTGCCTGTCGATCTACTCGCGCTGCGTCAATGCCGAGATGGAGATCGAGAAGGTGCTCGGGGCGCACTATCCCTGGTGCGCGGGCTGGGCCGCCGAACTGAAGGGGTTGTTCGCGGCCTATGTCGAAGCCAAGCAGGCCCAGCATGTGCTCGATTACGATGACCTCCTGCTCTACTGGTCGCAGATGATGGGCGACGCGCTGATCGCGGATGAGATTGGCGGCCGCTTCGATCACGTGCTGGTCGACGAATACCAGGACACCAACCGCCTGCAATCGTCGATTTTGCTGGCGCTCAAGCCCGACGGACGCGGGCTCACCGTGGTCGGCGACGACGCACAGTCGATCTATTCGTTCCGCGCCGCCACCGTGCGCAACATCCTGGACTTTCCGCAAAGCTTCTCGCCTCGCGCCGAGATGATCACGCTCGACCGCAATTACCGTTCGACGCAGCCCGTACTCGCGGCAGCCAACGGTGTCATTGGGCTCGCGCGCGAGCGCTTCACCAAGAATCTCTGGACCGACCGTACCGGCTCGCAGAAGCCGCAGCTCGTCACCGTGCACGACGAGGCCGACCAGGCCCGCTACATCGTCGAGCAGGTTCTGGCCAATCGCGAGCAAGGCGCACTTTTGAAGCACCAGTCGGTGCTGTTCCGCACATCCTCGCATTCCGGCCCGCTCGAAATCGAGCTGACCCGCCGCAACATCCCGTTCGTGAAATTCGGCGGACTGAAATTCCTCGACGCCGCGCATGTCAAGGACGTGCTGGCGCTGCTGCGCTTTGCCGAAAACCCTCGCGACCGCGTCGCCGGCTTCCGCATCCTGCATCTGTTGCCGGGCATCGGCCCCGCGACCGCGCAGCGCGTGCTCGACCAGATGGCAGAGAGCATGGACCCGCTGCACGCACTCGGGCAGTTTCCGGTGCCGGCGCGCACGGGTGCTGACTGGACCGGATTCGTCCGCACCGTCGAGAATCTGCGCTATTCGGAATGGCCGGTGGATCTCGAGCGCGTGCGCCTCTGGTACGAGCCGCATCTCGACCGCATCCACGAGGACCCCGAGACGCGTCGCGCCGATCTGATGCAGCTCGAGCAGATCGCGAGCGGCTATTCCTCGCGCGAAAAATTCCTGACCGAACTCACGCTCGATCCGCCGGATGCGACCAGCGACAAATCAGGTCCGCCGCTTCGCGACGAGGATTATCTGATCCTCTCGACGATTCATTCGGCCAAAGGGCAGGAGTGGAAGTCGGTATTCGTGCTCAACGTCGTCGACGGCTGCATGCCCTCCGACCTCGGCGCCGGGACCAGCGCCGAGCTCGAGGAGGAACGCCGCCTGCTCTACGTCGCGATGACGCGCGCCAAGGACGATCTGCACCTCGTGGTGCCCCAGCGCTTCTTCGTCCACGGCCAGGCCGCCAAGGGCGACCGCCACGTCTACGCCTCGCGCACCCGCTTCATCCCGGAGCAACTGGTCTATCTGTTCGAGCGCACGGCCTGGCCGAAGGCCGGCGCAAGCGCAGCGCGCGCTGCATCGCAGGGACCGAAGGTCGACATTGGCGCGCGGATGCGGGGAATGTGGCGGTAGACGCAAGAGACAAGTCTCGGGACCTGTCAGGATGGCTGGAATAACAGAGGTCCGACATGAAAGCCGTCGTCGTCGAGCAATTCGCGCCCATCGATCAGATCGAACTGAAGGAAATCCCGTCTCCGCGCATGGAGCCCGGACAGCTGCGCATCCGGGTGGAGGCGGCGGGCATTGGCTTTGTCGACGGCCTGAAGATCGAGGGACGCTATCAGACCAAGGATTCTCTACCCTTCATTCCCGGGACGGAATTCGCTGGTGTCGTCGAGGAGGCGCCCGGCGCGCCGGGAGGTTACCAACCCGGCATGCGCGTGATGGGCATGACCCGATCTGGCGCGCTCGCCGAGGAAATCGTCGTCAGGCCTGAAGCGCTCCATCCCTTGCCGGACGGTGTCGCGGCCGAGGTCGCCGCCTCATTCCGCGCCAACTATCTGACTGCGCTCTACGCGCTGAGCGCGCGCGCCGCGATCGTCGCGGGCGAGCAGCTTCTGGTGCTGGGTGCAGCGGGCGGCACCGGGATCGCGGCCGTGCAGATCGGCAAGCTGCTCGGCGCCCGTGTGATCGCAGCCGCATCAACGCCGGAGAAGCGCGAGTTCGCGCAAACCCATGGTGCCGACGCTGTCATCGACTACACCCGGACCGATTGGCGCGACACGCTGAAAGAATTGACGGGAGGACACGGCGCTGACGTAATCTTCGACCCCGTCGGCGGCGAGATCTCGGTGCAGGCCTTTCGTTCCATCGCCTGGCGCGGACGCCATCTCGTGGTCGGTTTTGCCGGCGGTACGATCCCCGCGCTGCCGTTCAATCTGCCGCTGCTGAAAGGCGGTGCCCTGCTCGGCGTCGACCTCGCGCAGATCCCGACGCGCGAGCCCGATGTTCAGACCCGCCTGATGTCGGAGTTGACCTGCTGGCTCGCCGAAGGCAGGCTGAAACCTGTGGTCGGTCGCGTTTTCTCGTTCGACGACTTTCGCGAGGCGTTCAGGACGATGCAGACGCGCGGGGCGCTCGGCAAGATGGTCGTGCGCACTTCGAAATAGACGCACAAACGGAAACCGAGCATTTCCGGAAGTTGCCTTGTGACGTCGCGGTCGTCCCTTAAATCCGGTCGATCCTCCCCACAGAGACCTGATCGATGACCGCACCGCTCGAATTCGGACTGGATACCTTTGGCGACGTCACAGAGGACGTCACCGGCAACATGCTTCCGCATGCGCAGGTGATCCGCAATGTCATCGACGAAGCCGTGCTGGCCGACGAGCTGGGCCTCGACTTCATCGGCCTCGGCGAACACCATCGCGCTGATTTTGCGATCTCCTCGCCCGAAACCGTGCTCGCGGCGATCGCCTCGCGCACCAAGCGCATCCATCTCGGCTCGGCCGTGACAGTGCTGTCTTCGGACGACCCCATCCGCGTGTTCCAGCGCTTTGCGACGCTGGATGCGCTCTCCAACGGTCGCGCCGAAGTGATCCTCGGCCGTGGCTCGTTCACGGAGTCCTTTCCGCTGTTCGGCCTCGACCTGCGCAAGTACGAAGAGCTGTTCGAGGAGAAACTCGACCTGTTCGCGGCGCTGCTGTCGCAGAAGCCGGTGACGTGGCAGGGCAAGCTGCGCCCTCCGCTGAAGGAGCAGCT
This DNA window, taken from Bradyrhizobium manausense, encodes the following:
- a CDS encoding ABC transporter substrate-binding protein, whose translation is MLKMTMLAGAAMALALTTVPSSAKELKSIGVSLGSMGNPFFVALSKGAEFEAKKTNPNVKITTVGFEYDLGKQVTQIDNFIAAGVDLILLNPGDPKAIGPAIKKAQAAGIVVVAVDTAAEGADATVTTNNVQAGEISCQYIVDKLGGKGDVIIENGPQVSAVIDRVTGCKNVFGKNAGIKVLSSDQDGKGSREGGLTVAQGYLTRFSKIDAIFAINDPQAIGTDLAAKQQNRTGIIITSVDGAPDIEAALKDPASPQIQASASQDPFFMARRAVQVGVGILNGQKPASTVELLPSKLVTRDNIKDYKGWTSDRSQ
- a CDS encoding YciI family protein — encoded protein: MLYAILAYHVEGEILAWTPEEDAAVVAKVIEVQAPMRASGNLGPAARLDDTKKAYTLRGSGAGIVLDGPFAETKEQLLGFHLVNYDTDEEAIAAARKLREVNPSAVYEIRPVKLYVPADGFGATPSSK
- a CDS encoding ABC transporter permease subunit yields the protein MPDNGSTQAKAVTANGAAAAEATKRQRVRLLIRAAGMLPVLLLLCAGFHYLSDGRFFTGQNLGIVLQQAAVNTVLAAGMTFVILTGGIDLSVGSILAASAMAGLTVSKLPELSALWLPVAVLTGLGFGVVNGALIALLRLPPFIVTLGSLTAVRGLARLLGADTTVFNPSIPYAFIGNGSLTLIPGVASIPWLSVIALLVILVSWLVLRRTVLGVHIYAVGGNESAARLAGIKVWAVVIFVYGVSGLLAGLGGGMQAARLYAANGLQLGQSYELDAITAVILGGTSFVGGIGSIWGTLVGALIIAVLSNGLILTGVSDIWQYVIKGLVIIGAVALDRYRLQGSART
- a CDS encoding GDP-mannose 4,6-dehydratase; translation: MSQRVALITGVTGQDGAYLADHLLSLGYVVHGIKRRSSSFNTARVDHL
- the xylB gene encoding xylulokinase, whose protein sequence is MYLGIDLGTSAVKTVLVDGAQRVVASESRALTSASPHQGYFEQDPAQWIAATFATLDALKASHGKELASVEGIGLSGQMHGPTLLDASDTPLRPCILWNDGRSAAECRILEQRWPALRATTGNKAMPGFAAPKLLWIATHEPEVFAATARVLLPKAYLRLVLSGEAIEDVSDASGSLWLDAARRDWSDAALAATGLSRAQMPRLVEGCAPAATLRRELAQRWGMVRCPMIAGGAGDNPAGAIGIGAIKSGTAFISLGTSGALLAPTDHIAANPDRVVHTFCHAIPGMWIQAGAILSAASCLAWAARLFGVAEAELLAPLGSRPQAPSPVSFLPYLAGERTPHDDPVVRGMLDGLSHGTDRTAIVQAVLEGVAFALADCRDALGDAGIAVAEADVIGGGSRSRFWLSVLSNVLNVPIHRFADGETGAAFGAARLGRLAVTGEAIEAVCTPPQRVETFEPDRALVDAYAMRLPGWRQLYRPRH
- a CDS encoding excalibur calcium-binding domain-containing protein, with protein sequence MPHLPSPNPVRAGAEKRLRNLQRGFRAASARYDRQRQRQTVIGVVIGVAAFAFAFAVVWGLASSPWPVTTTLRHIASAPNCDFARLVGLAPARRGEPGYWQHHDRDRDGISCEPWPPPRRS
- a CDS encoding sugar ABC transporter ATP-binding protein, translated to MNDPILEMRGVSKSFFGIKALRAVDLTVYAGEIHALMGENGAGKSTLMKILSGAYRPDPGGEIRIEGNPVRIEGPLGGRAAGISIIYQELSLAPNLSVAENIYLGREISRSGLLARSTMREGVGPILQRLGADFLPSTLVAHLSMGQRQLVEIARALHARSKILIMDEPTTALSAGESERLFALIRQLRAEGLAIIYISHRMDEVYALGDRVTVLRDGRLVGSLDKQDIRADAIVRMMVGRDVSSFYKKDHDPEAGKGHPVLTAIDMADGLRVKGCSLTVHAGEVVGLAGLIGAGRTELAHLIVGAASKTSGRLELEGQPIDIRTPGEALEAGIAYLTEDRKALGLFLDMSCLDNINLAVLGRDAKFGVFLDRDKARERADRAFAGLSIRAANVGVPAGGLSGGNQQKVLLSRLLAIAPKVLILDEPTRGVDVGAKSEIYSIIDNLAKAGTAILVISSDLPEIIGICDRVLVMRSGLIAGEIRRTETAPLTQEDIMALATGTEHLDA